A window of Quercus robur chromosome 12, dhQueRobu3.1, whole genome shotgun sequence genomic DNA:
CAAGATATACCTGTCAGGGGAGATGTGCCACAACAAAGAAGAAGGGGATCATAGCTATAGCACGCTTGGTGAGGATGCAATAGTGACAAGGAAAATGCCAAAAGGGTCAGCAAACTTTGTTCACCTCGCAGGCTTTCTTTTTCAGAAACCCACACACTAAAGGTTTTTAGCACAGAAAAAGCCAGACACGTGCATGGATTCTGAAATGCGGTGAGGGGGTGAATCATAACTCGATATCCAAGAAGTCAATTTTCTTTACAAACTCGACTTCTATGGTATCGAGTTACTGTTGACATGACATATTGACGCGCAATTCAGAAACTCGGTAATTTAGAAATCAAGTTACTCGTAACTCCGTATTGTCTAAATGGAGTTAttgctataactcgatttctttaaaatcgagtttttgcTTCCATTTCCTCTACAAAAAGGCAAACTTATTCCACATGTAAGAAGGTGCATCCACCATTCTGGTGTAAGGAATTCCCACCATTGCGTCTTTGTAGAGCAGGATGGGACGTACCTATGTTGTGTTTAATGTTCGTGTTCCAAGCATATACGACAGTTGGCTAGATGCGAGCAGTCAAGTTCATAAATTCCCAAACGCCAATCAGAAATCATATAAAGATTGAAGGGAAGCAGAAGCCATATACATGGAGTATTTGCATTGTAATGGTATGGACGTGCATGGTGGTGCGTCCGTATCATGGGCAACTCCGAACATATCAACCTCAACACCACCTAGCACTTCTCCAAGCGAAGGAACCAACTACGACAGTGGAGACATTAGGAACACCTTGTTAAGGTATCAGTTGGAAGTTGCCATTGAGGAGCGTGACCACGCGAGGATTGCAACCTTGAGTGCGAACATGTTGAATGAAGTGGTGGCCCATGTTGTGGGGGATGATGAAATTGATGCACCCACGAGACAACGTACGGGTAAATGAATGCAAAAgcaaggatgtcaataccgtaccggaagccgtaccggtttggccaccggtatgatatatttcggataccggtcaataccggtgtaccgtttcgggtttaccgctattttatatatttaatatatatatatatacacacacacacacatacatacacaaaATCTCTATTTACCATAAAACAATACCTCAAAAATTCatgtttaccataaaacattacttcaattaagaacaaataattcattgttttaaactttaacatcaactaaaaaaaaaaacacaatataaaattgttcattacacacaaggaaaacaaataaacacaaattaCATAGGATTGTTCATTACacacaaagaaaacaaataaacacaaattaCATAGGATTGTTCAttacaaacaaagaaaacaaataaacacaaattaCACAGGATCTACTCCCATCCTTCAAAAGGATTTACATCAGGACCATAATATACATGAGTATTAGCATCTGTCAACACAACATCATTTTCACCATCTTCCTCATCAAGaacaacaacatcatcatcatcatcattatcatcttcTAAAGTCATTGTTGCTAATGGTTCTTCAATGCTATCCCAATTCACATCTTCCTCAGTTAGTATCAAAAATTCAGATTCCTCAGCTACCCAATCCTCCATTAAATCAATATTATCAAGGCTTATAGGATCCAAGTAATCCTTTGTCCTTCTAATGTTCCTACCAAAATCAATATCATACATTGGTGACATTTTCTaatcattcaaaataaaaattgaatatatttaaaaacatacCTTTCTCGTAACAATAGATTATACCGAACATACACCAAGTCATTCAAACGTTTATGCTCAAGCCTATTTCTCCTCTTGGAATGGACAAACTCAAATGTGCTCCAAGCTCTTTCACAACCAGTTGCACTACAACACTGACTTAGCACTCGAATTGCAAACTTTTGTAATTCCGGAGTGTCATTTCCAAATTGCTCCCACCAAGcaacttccaaaaataaaagaaattattaatttagaacaaagcaaataacaaactttcaaatgaaatgtatatatatatatatatatatatatgtatgtatagatACATATAGCATACCTGGACTTAGTTTTTCACGTTGGCGGATTGCCATAGGCATTCCAAAGTCACCTAAAGACTTTTTGTATGATTCAATTTGAGAACTAAGAATATCTTGCTCATCAGGATCAGAAACCAGCCTTGTAATGGTACTAAGTAGGCCTTTTGTAACATCTTTTTGCTTCTTAAATGACGGCCTAAAGAAGATTCCAGGGTTAAAATAACAACCTGCTACATGTAATGGACTATGGAGTTGTTTATCCCATCTAGCATCAATGACACTAGTAAATGGTATATATGCAGAAATTTTATTCTTCAACCTTGCTTTTATATTCTCCTTTGCTTTATCCATTGCCTCATACAAGTATCCCATTGACGGTTTTTCATCCCCATCTACAAGACGTAGTACTCTACCCAAAGGCTCACTAATCTTCACTATTTGTTGACATTGTAACCAAAACTCTCTATCTTCCAAAACAATTGCAGCCACCTCTTTTCCCATGACATCTCTAGCATGTCGAGATTCAACCCATTGATCACAAGTAAACATTTGCCTAAGTTCTTTCTTGAACTTAGTCAAGCATTGAAGACTTAAAAATTAAGTTGCAAACCTTGTGATGGCTGGACGAATCAAATCCCTACCATTAGTGAAGTCGCTTCTCATCAAAGCTAAAATCTTGCCATGGTTGTATATGAATTTGGTAATCTTTTTAGCCTTTTGAATGGTTTCATCAATGATAGGAAAATATCTTTTATCAGAAAAATTTTCCAACATTAAATCAATGCAATGGGCTGCACAAGGAGACCAATAGAATGTCCCATATTTCTGCATTAGCTTCTTTCCTGCAGACTTGTAAGAAGCATCATTATCTGTAATGAACTGCACAACGTGCTCAGGCCCAACTTCTTGAACAACTTTATCAAACAACTTAAACAATGTATCTGCATCCTTTGTTAGGCCTGACACATCCAGGGATTTAAGAAACATGGTACCTCTAGGACAATAcactaaaaaattaatgattggAGCTCTCTTTTGATTTGTCCACCCATCTGACATAATTGAACACCCATAAACTTTCCAATCATTTTTCACATCTAAGAGATAATCATTCATTTCACCCACATGTTTTTGTAATAAA
This region includes:
- the LOC126708216 gene encoding uncharacterized protein LOC126708216 yields the protein MNKEIANPYDVEEEEEDDHHHDEGNNDNERGGSKSHSSVSNYNTKGKEKVGEKLNIKSYFAPRTKPGSQPSIRSSLASKQMVEKARMNFARWWYHANIPFHAAHSVYYQEALDSVAAIGPGFKGPSYHDLRGPLLQKHVGEMNDYLLDVKNDWKVYGCSIMSDGWTNQKRAPIINFLVYCPRGTMFLKSLDVSGLTKDADTLFKLFDKVVQEVGPEHVVQFITDNDASYKSAGKKLMQKYGTFYWSPCAAHCIDLMLENFSDKRYFPIIDETIQKAKKITKFIYNHGKILALMRSDFTNGRDLIRPAITRDVMGKEVAAIVLEDREFWLQCQQIVKISEPLGRVLRLVDGDEKPSMGYLYEAMDKAKENIKARLKNKISAYIPFTSVIDARWDKQLHSPLHVAGCYFNPGIFFRPSFKKQKDVTKGLLSTITRLVSDPDEQDILSSQIESYKKSLGDFGMPMAIRQREKLSPVAWWEQFGNDTPELQKFAIRVLSQCCSATGCERAWSTFEFVHSKRRNRLEHKRLNDLVYVRYNLLLRERNIRRTKDYLDPISLDNIDLMEDWVAEESEFLILTEEDVNWDSIEEPLATMTLEDDNDDDDDVVVLDEEDGENDVVLTDANTHVYYGPDVNPFEGWE